In Myxococcus stipitatus, a single window of DNA contains:
- a CDS encoding NAD(P)H-dependent flavin oxidoreductase, with protein sequence MNGTNDRRSPPPGPRAEGELEDEVSAPEDAAEPRRPPIHVLEGNTLRTRLTRSLGVHYPFVSAGMAFVALPPLVIAVSEAGGVGMLGAAPEPASALRARLRDIQAGTRRPYGVDFIIDRARQGDLTTREHVDACLEARVPVVAFHWNLPPSDWVRDLRAVGTKVWVQVGSVEAARAALALGLDGVIAQGRQAGGHNRGTTPTLKLVRELRGVVGELPLLAAGGIADGLSAARALFHGADGVWVGTRMVASVEAYAHPGYKQKLVEGDTRDSDFTTLFGPEWPDQRQRVLRNRVVREWVGREDRVPGTPLDTIGTTRLLPGVPDGDVPYTLPRFSAFVPTPDTTGDLEEMNLPASGASMARIESILPAGQLVVEMMEGAHRLLANPYELEADADDGERG encoded by the coding sequence ATGAACGGAACGAACGACAGACGCTCTCCGCCTCCGGGCCCCCGGGCCGAGGGCGAGCTCGAGGACGAGGTCTCCGCTCCAGAGGACGCGGCCGAGCCGCGACGCCCGCCCATCCACGTCCTGGAGGGCAACACGCTGCGCACGCGCCTGACGCGCTCGTTGGGCGTGCACTACCCGTTCGTCAGCGCGGGCATGGCGTTCGTCGCGCTCCCGCCGCTGGTCATCGCCGTCTCGGAGGCGGGCGGCGTGGGCATGCTCGGCGCGGCCCCGGAGCCCGCGTCCGCGTTGCGCGCCCGGCTGCGCGACATCCAGGCGGGGACGCGACGCCCCTATGGCGTGGACTTCATCATCGACCGCGCGCGCCAGGGCGACCTCACCACGCGCGAGCACGTCGACGCGTGCCTCGAGGCGCGCGTGCCGGTGGTGGCCTTCCACTGGAACCTCCCTCCGTCCGACTGGGTGCGCGACCTGCGCGCCGTGGGCACGAAGGTCTGGGTCCAGGTGGGCTCGGTGGAGGCCGCGCGCGCGGCGCTGGCGCTGGGCCTGGACGGCGTCATCGCCCAGGGGCGCCAGGCCGGTGGGCACAACCGCGGCACCACGCCCACGCTGAAGCTGGTGCGCGAGCTGCGCGGCGTCGTGGGCGAGCTGCCGCTGCTGGCGGCGGGCGGCATCGCGGATGGACTCAGCGCCGCGCGCGCCCTCTTCCACGGCGCGGACGGCGTCTGGGTGGGCACGCGCATGGTGGCCTCCGTGGAGGCGTACGCGCACCCCGGCTACAAGCAGAAGCTGGTGGAGGGCGACACGCGCGACTCGGACTTCACCACCCTCTTCGGCCCGGAGTGGCCCGACCAGCGCCAGCGCGTGCTGCGCAACCGCGTGGTGCGCGAATGGGTGGGCCGCGAGGACCGCGTCCCCGGCACGCCGCTGGACACCATCGGCACCACGCGCCTTCTGCCCGGCGTCCCCGACGGCGACGTGCCGTACACGCTGCCGCGCTTCAGCGCCTTCGTCCCCACGCCCGACACCACGGGCGACCTGGAGGAGATGAACCTGCCCGCCAGCGGCGCCAGCATGGCGCGCATCGAGAGCATCCTGCCGGCCGGCCAGCTGGTGGTGGAGATGATGGAGGGCGCGCACCGTCTCCTCGCCAACCCCTACGAGCTGGAGGCGGACGCCGACGACGGCGAGCGCGGCTGA
- a CDS encoding GNAT family N-acetyltransferase, whose translation MTPPPTLTFIQPGHPLYAGELELRFRVLREPLGFTREQVTFPFEPQSLHLVAHQGDTVLGCVLFHPEDARGGRLYQMAVASHLQGQGLGARLVRGLEEALRGRGFTHVHLHARDTAIRFYERLGYTVYGEPYTEVGIPHRNMRKSLDT comes from the coding sequence ATGACGCCTCCCCCGACGCTCACCTTCATCCAGCCCGGCCACCCGCTGTACGCGGGGGAGCTGGAGCTGCGCTTCCGCGTGCTGCGCGAGCCGCTGGGCTTCACGCGCGAGCAGGTCACCTTCCCCTTCGAACCCCAGAGCCTCCACCTGGTCGCCCACCAGGGGGACACCGTGCTGGGGTGCGTCCTCTTCCACCCGGAGGACGCGCGCGGCGGGCGGCTCTACCAGATGGCGGTGGCCTCCCATCTCCAGGGCCAGGGCCTGGGCGCGCGGCTGGTGCGCGGGCTCGAGGAGGCGCTGCGCGGGCGCGGCTTCACCCACGTCCATCTGCACGCGCGCGACACCGCCATCCGCTTCTACGAGCGCCTGGGCTACACCGTGTACGGCGAGCCCTACACCGAGGTGGGCATCCCCCACCGGAACATGCGCAAGTCACTCGACACGTAG